In Candidatus Berkelbacteria bacterium, the DNA window CCGCCTATTGTGGTACTTCGCAACACTCCGTCATTACCATTTTCTAGAACAGCGGATTTAATTCTATCGCTTTTAGTATCTTTGATTAGTTTGTAGAGCTGGGATATCTGGTCGACAGTTAGATCGGTTCGCAACCCCTTGCCAACGGCGGTGATGATTGAAGTAATTTTCTGCGGGTTTATAAATAGATTGGAGCTAACTATCTTATCTCTTAAAGCAATTACGACCTGCTGTTGTCGACGTGCCCGGCCAAAATCGCCACCGCAATTTCCACCGCGGCACCGAGCGTACTTGAGCGCGGTCTCGCCGTTTAAAGTCTTCATTCCCGCGCCGATACTAAACGGATCGTAGCCAGAATATGATCTATTCGGGAAATTGGGGTCACTGAGCGGCTTTTCGACGTAGACTTGGATGCCGCCGACCGTGTCGACGATTCGCTTCAAGCCGTCAAAGTCAATTTTGACAAAGTAACTCGTTTTAACGCCGACTAAGTCCTCGATCAGCTCGCTCAGACTCTCGGCGCCGTAGTCGATCTCCGGATCGCAAGTGGAAGTTTTACGCGGGCAATTTTTTGACGAATCTCGGTAGACTTCGTTAATGCGCGTTTTACGGTTCTTTGCTGGATTTGTGACATATAAATCACGTGGGATGGAGAGCATGGCGATAGAATTATTGATTGGGTCGATAGAGGCGATTTGAATTGAGTCCGTCAAGCCGGCGGCGCTATCGACTCCGAGTAGTAGAATGTTAATGCGGCTCTCGCCTTCAGCTAGTACCTTGTCCGGGTCGATGTTACTGCCAAACTTAAAGAATGATGGTGTCTCGTCAGTGTTTTTGGCGGTAATGTTCTTGAGCGCTAATGCCCCAGTTACTCCAACCCACCCAGCGATGCCAATAATAATAATAACGACTCCCCAAAAAAATCGTTTCCAAACTTTGCGCCGCCTGTTAGCGGGCTCGTCAACAGGGTTGATTACACGTCTGATTAACATGATGCTGCCTCCTACTGTAACACAGCCTGCGCCTAAGAGCACTCCTGTTAATCGCGAGGCGAGAAGTAGGTTGTGACGTCAAATTCTTCGCCCGACATTAGCCGTTCGGCGGCCTCGGAAATATCGGTTCCGGGTATGACGATGACCGGCATGCGATAAAGCCAGTGCAGGGTATTTCCCGTCGTGGCGCCGATTCTAATTCCCGTGTACGAACCTGGCCCCTCAAGAACGGCGACGGCTTTTATTTCGCCAATCTCAATATGGTTGTTATCAATTAGTTCTTCGACGATCGACTGTAACTCTTGGGCGCGGCGAGATTTTTCGCTAATTTTTACGGAACCATTTTTTATCAACGCCACCGACGTTTTATCCTTTTCGGTAGTATTAAAAACCAAAATTGTTGGAAAATGTGATACGTCGTGTTTTATCATCAATTATTTCTAGCGATATAGTCTTAGCTTTTTTCGGAAGGTGTGCGGCGGCTATTTCTGGCCATTCAATAAAGGCGATCGTTCCTCGGTCGCCGATATGGTCCTGCCAGTCGAAGCTCTCTATTTCCTCTGCTGTCAGTCGGTAAAAATCGAGATGCAATACTTCCTTCACGCCTTGCCATTCGACGGGGTAGCGGCGCTCCAGCACGAAAGTTGGGCTACTAACCCTACCCGCGTAACCCATCGCTGCGACGAGGTGCTTAACTAAGCTTGTTTTCCCAGAAGCAAGTGGGCCCGAAAGAGCGATAACGTCGCCATCGTGCAGTGACCCAACTACCTTTTTTGCCACCGTCAAAAGGCCTTCCTCGTTAATTTCCATAGCCGTATTTTACTTTAGGGCTATCGTCTTACCAAATTAACCAAATTCAAGCTTGACCTATACTGCTAAAATCAACCAGATGGCGAATAAGGTTACTTTGCACGACTCTTTTATAGAACTAGTTTTTATAGGAGATCAGACAGAGAAGACTGTCCGTTCGATTTCAGAAAAAGCACGTCGATTGAGCGAGAAGCAGTGGAAAGGCGATCCGACACTTGTCCTTGTGAATTTATACAAAATGGGCAAATCTAGTTTCACTTCCCGCAGCGCGGCTTTGGAGGCGTTAAATGCCGCTCCATTTATTCGTATGGCAGTCTACGCAAACAGTGTTTTCTTACGACACGTCGCCGAGCTGATCATCCGAGCTGCACGCATGGGCGAAAAGATAAGAATCTTTACTGCCCGTGAGGAAGCAGTTCGTTGGTTAACTGGAGGCAACCATTTCAAAACAGAGTGACCGACAATCTAACGGTAAGTTAAAGGCTAAGTCTGATGCGCTGAAGCTTGAAAAGTATCGAGCGATGACTCGCCGTCGCCTCGACGAGCTCACTGATGTGTTAGCTCAAATTTCTGTCGGTGACCTATCGGCCAACGTGCGAATTCCTAAAAAGGAAGATGAGTTTACTGATTTATACGTCGGCGTTCAGCTTATTCTCGAAGTTTTTCGCGAGAACATTAAGTATTTTGAAGCAGCCAACGAGGACCTTGCCAGGAATATCGAAAAAGTGGAGGCGTCTAGTTTAGTTATCGAGCAGGAAAAGGTAATCGACGAAGCGA includes these proteins:
- a CDS encoding LCP family protein, with the translated sequence MLIRRVINPVDEPANRRRKVWKRFFWGVVIIIIGIAGWVGVTGALALKNITAKNTDETPSFFKFGSNIDPDKVLAEGESRINILLLGVDSAAGLTDSIQIASIDPINNSIAMLSIPRDLYVTNPAKNRKTRINEVYRDSSKNCPRKTSTCDPEIDYGAESLSELIEDLVGVKTSYFVKIDFDGLKRIVDTVGGIQVYVEKPLSDPNFPNRSYSGYDPFSIGAGMKTLNGETALKYARCRGGNCGGDFGRARRQQQVVIALRDKIVSSNLFINPQKITSIITAVGKGLRTDLTVDQISQLYKLIKDTKSDRIKSAVLENGNDGVLRSTTIGGAYVLVPKKGDNDWTEVIEFVNSYLPEPYLVKENASVVIIDASGKTGTGQAVATKLKSLGYNVTSTQVASSVSLTTTIKYFEDAPYATALLKKRFGINPTKGKADERPGQAKVVITVGSNYKAK
- the tsaE gene encoding tRNA (adenosine(37)-N6)-threonylcarbamoyltransferase complex ATPase subunit type 1 TsaE, giving the protein MEINEEGLLTVAKKVVGSLHDGDVIALSGPLASGKTSLVKHLVAAMGYAGRVSSPTFVLERRYPVEWQGVKEVLHLDFYRLTAEEIESFDWQDHIGDRGTIAFIEWPEIAAAHLPKKAKTISLEIIDDKTRRITFSNNFGF
- a CDS encoding STAS/SEC14 domain-containing protein; amino-acid sequence: MANKVTLHDSFIELVFIGDQTEKTVRSISEKARRLSEKQWKGDPTLVLVNLYKMGKSSFTSRSAALEALNAAPFIRMAVYANSVFLRHVAELIIRAARMGEKIRIFTAREEAVRWLTGGNHFKTE